The Nostoc sp. 'Peltigera membranacea cyanobiont' N6 genome contains the following window.
ACACTGATTGTAATTGATAATGACGTTTGCAAGATTCGCTAACATCATTATCAATTAGGAATTATTTTGACACTACCACGGTGTCGAAATAACTCATGATTGAAGAAGTTTGAAGTTTCAGATATACTCCGACTTCTGTCAGAAGTATGTTCCACACAATTTTTATCTTTAATCTAATTAAAGTCAATGTCATACAAAGAACTAGAACACATCATAGAAGCTAAGATACAAAAAGCTATACGGAAGCACGAGATTGTAGTTGCTTTTATTAGTAGTATTACTGGCTTAATTTTTATAATGGGTTTGTTTCACGCTATTTCGCTCAACCACGCTCAAATTCACGCATTTTGCTTGAACTGATTGCCGATCGCACTCAATGAATCTTTACGATCGAGCATTCCATGCTGTGCATATAACCAATCCAAGTTACACATATTTTTTATAAAAGGGAATTGCACTATGGAGAGCAAAAATCATAGCAGACCCATATTTGTCTTATTTTTGACTGTATTTATAGACTTGCTGGGCTTCGGAATTATTCTACCGATACTGCCTTTGTATGCTGAACAATTCGGCGCAAACCCGAATGAAGCCACTCTGCTTGTAGCGATTTATTCTTTAATGCAGTTCTTATTTGCACCATTATGGGGCAGATTTAGCGATCGCTACGGTCGTCGTCCAATTTTATTACTGACTCTATTTGGTTCTGTAATTGCATACACAGGCTTAAGCTTTGCCAATTCATTATGGATGTTGTTTCTGGCTCGTAGTCTTGCGGGGATGATGGCAGGAAATATTAGTACCGCTCAGGCGTACATTGCAGATATTACCACACCAGTTAATCGGGCGCGTGGTATGGGCATAATCGGAGCAGCTTTTGGTCTTGGCTTCATTCTCGGCCCAGCGATTGGAGGTCTGCTGATTGGGTCAGATCCGAACAACGCTAACTTTCATCTACCATCCTTGTTCGCAGGTGGATTTTCTTTATTAGCGTTGCTTTGTGCTTTGATATTACTTCCAGAATCTCTAAATTCTGAAACTAAAGCCAAAATCCAAGTTCATCGCCACCGTCAGCGACGGCTGAACTTACTACAACTGTCACAGCGTCCACAGTTTTGTGTGCTTGTAGGCATTTACTTTTTAGTAACCTTTGCGGTTGCAGCTATGGACTCTACATTGGCTTTATGGTCTAAGCAGCAATTAAACTGGGGCCCTCAACAAACTAGTTATCTTTTTGCTTTCATGGGGATTGTCAGCACAATAATTCAAGGAGGACTAATCGGATTCCTCAAGAAACATTTTGGCGAAGTCAAGTTACTTATCTTGGGAATATTAGGGTTAGGTTTAGGATTACTACTAATTGGATTTTCACAAAGCTTAATTTTGTTGTTGGTCGCTACTACACTTGTGGCATTAGGAATTAGTATTAGCCAACCAATATTGAATAGTCTAATTTCCCAGATGACAGCCCCAGAAGAGCAAGGGCAAATATTAGGAATTGCCAGTTCTTGCTCTGCCTTAGCACGCATCTGTGGGCCAACATGGGCAGGAGTTAGTTTTATGAAATTTGGGATTTATGCTCCTTTTTTAAGTGGAGCTTTAGTAATGCTAGTCGCTTTGACTCTTAGTTTTCGAGTGACTAAAAATGTATATGAAGTCAAGACAGAGCGTATCGCCTGACAATCTAGTACAACAAGGCAAAAGTAAAAAGAAAGAACGCTGATTTTGTAGGATGTCTAGCGATTTTAAATGGGTGGCTTATTTCCGCCGTGACGTACAAGGTCTTAATTAAGAATTAAGAATTACGAATTACGAATTACGAATTACGAATTAATATGACAGGTCGCCGAGTATTATTTTTAGGCATTTTTATAAGCATCCTCCTCACCTATGCAATTTGGATTGGTGGGAGCATTCCTGCAAGTATCATCAAACTTCCTGACCAAGGATTAAACTGGTACTATTGGAAGCTTCCCCAACCGACTTTTTGGAGTCGAGCGACGGCTTGGGGTATGTACCTTGGGCATCAGTTTAGCATCTGGGCGTGTATCTTGTGGGCGCAGCGATCGCAGTTGAAATACAAATCAGCATTGCACCCGATTAATTACCTCATGCTTGCCATTAACGGTGCATTCATCGCTTTACACTTCCTCCAGACCTATATTTGGTACGATGCTCTAGCTCAAGATACTTCAATTTGGGCTTCTCAAGGTGCAGTTGTCCTCCTACTGGTGTTCGTACTGATTTTAGAAACGCCTCGACGCGGTTTGTTTTTTGGCAATTCTGTGCCATTCCATCAACAGTTTTTGCAAATTATCAAGCTGTACCACGGCTATTTTTTCTCCTTCGCTGCTATCTACACCTTCTGGTATCATCCAATGGAAGCGACTGTGGGGCACTTAATTGGTTTTCTTTATATGTTCTTGCTTCTGCTCCAATCGTCGTTGATCTTTAACCGCGCTCATACAAACCGTTGGTGGACGTTCTCTTTGGAAATTACGGTGGTTTTACATAGTGTGATTGTGTCGTTGATGCTGGGACAAAGCAAGTGGCCAACATTTCTCTTTGGTTTTCTTGGCATTCTCGTGCTGACTCAACTCCACGGTTTACCTGTGGGTATCTGGACTAAACGTACTATCTACGGAGCCTTTTTAGTGAGTGTACTGGCGGTTTATGGACTGACTGAACGCGGCTTGGGCAGAATTTATGAAGTAACCTATATTCCTCTAATTGAGTTTGGGCTAGTTGGCACAATTTACTTAATTTTCCTGCTCATCTTATGGGGAATTTCTCGTGTACCTGTGAAGACGTAATATCATGTCAGAGTTTAATAACTCATCTGGGATATTTTAGATAAATTTTAAATAATTTAAATATTCTTTAAGTATCCACAATTATGTCCTTTATTATCACGTTTTATAGGAGATTTTTTTTTGAAATAATTAATTCTGCCTAATTATTAAGATTTCTATCGAAAATCCAATGTTCAAACTCATGTAGAGAATACACAATTGGCGGTATATTCAACTCTATACGAGAGCAATAGTCAGTTTGCTTTACCATCTCCTCAAATACTTTAGGGATGTCTGAAAAGTTTTTTTGTATACACCTAACACTTGGAGATCCCCCTAAATCCACGCCACTTGCTTCACTTGGGGAGACCCCAAGACCGCAGTGGCTCCCCTTAAAAAGGGGGACTTTAAGACTCTTATTCCCCCCTTAAAAAGGGGGGTTAGGGGGATCAACAAATATTTGATACTTCTCAGACATTCTCTTAGATGCAGCAAGACTATCATAAAAAGTCAAAATAAGAGGAATCACTGGCTTGTCGTGAAGAACAAAAGCTTTTACTGTGTTGCCAGTTTGCTAAAATTTGGTAGGCATAATCCATTAATTCTGCCTACGTCATTTTCGGATATTTCTGTTAAAAAACTTACAATTTTACTCAGCACTACTAATGTTTTTTTGCTGTTGATAACGCTGTTTAAACTGCTGTTGTTGTATTTTATGATCCACAATTGGGTCGGGATAACCAACAGCATGACGTTCTAAAGGTGGAATTTTCCCAGTAACTAAATATTCTGTATCTACAGATCGTAATTCTGATACCCATTGCCGAATATATTCCCCATCTGGGTCAAATTTTTGTGTTTGACTAGCTGGATTGAAAATCCGCACAGGTTTAGGGTCCATGCCGCTAGAAGCACTCCATTGCCAACCGCCATTATTAGCAGATAAATCTCCATCAATCAACTTCTGCATAAAGTATTTTTCTCCCAATTGGGGATTAATTAGCAAGTCTTTAGTGAGGAAACTAGCGACAATCATCCGACAGCGATTGTGCATCCAGCCGCTTTCGTTTAACTGGCGCATTGCTGCATCTACAATAGGGTAGCCAGTTCTTCCTTCACACCAAGCTTGGAAATATTCTTCATTAGTTTCCCAAGGAAAGTTTTTGAAGGTGTCGCGGAAAGCACCATCAGCTAATTCCGGGAAGTTATACATTGCGTGTTGATAAAATTCCCGCCAAGCTAATTCTTGTTGCCACGTGCGAATATTAACTGCTGTTTCTTCACTACGACTATTTTCTAGTGCTTCTATAGTGGCTTGCCAAACGGTGCGAATGCCAATTACGCCAAATTTTAATGCTGCACTCAGTTGCGATGTGCCGTCTACTGCGGGGAAATTTCGCTGTTCTTGATATTCAGTAATAGCTTTATAAGTAAATTCTTCTAATCGTTCTTGCGCCGCCGCTTCTCCCGGTGCAATAATTAATGGTTCATCCCAAATAAACCCTAAATCTTTTGCTAAAGGTAATGCGATCGCTCCTGCAAGTTTTGCAGTTTTCTGTTCAGCTTCCGTTAACCCCTCAACATTTTGTAGTGTTTCAACTGGGTTCGCTTTCGGTTTGGTAATCCAATTTTTCCAGAAGGGTGTGTAAACAGTGTAAGGACTATTACCACCGGTGCGGATCTCATCTGGAGAGTTGAGGATTTGATCCCAGTTTTGGTTAAGGAACTCAATGCCTTTTTCTTTGAGGGAATTTATAATATTGCGATCGCGTTCTTGAGAATAAGGTTCTACATCCCAATTCCAAAAAACAGCTTTGGCATTTAATGCCTCTGCTAAAGCTGGTATTGCTTGTACGGGATTAGCGTGGAGTATTAATAACTGGCTACCAACTTCAGCATATCGCTCTTGGAGTTTCTGCAAACAGCCAATCATATAAGTTACTCTCACCGGAGCAACATCATCCCGTTCCAGAATGTGCGGATCGAGGCAAAACACGCCCACCACCTTCGGACTCTGCTGTTTTGCCGCAGCCAGTCCCGTATTGTCAGAAATGCGTAAATCGCGCCGATGCCAAAACAGAATTAAGTCAGACATTCTATGCTGCATATAGTTCACCCGTACTAGCTTAGATGCTAGTGGTACCAATGAACATCATTCTGGCGATAAATTTCTTTTGTTGATGGGGATTGGGGATTGGGGATTGGAGGTGAATCAAATTAACAGGATATCATGGGGAAATTAAACCCCGGTTTGTCAGTCGGGATAGTGGCTTTTTATTTCAAAGAAGAGTATACTCTTCTTAACAGTTAATTAGTCTTTTTGTCATGGCTAACCTACTACTTGACGACGGTACGATTGAGAGTAATTTAAGCGAAATAGCTCGTGAACTTGCGCCTCTTGGCGTTCAACTCAGACACTACGACCCAGGAACATCGCTACTCTTCCCCAATCTGTTAGACCAGGACGTTTTAACTGAGTCTGAGAAACGTTATTGTGTAGAACTCCATAACAGCGTTTTTGAGTTTCTTCAGCAAGAAAATGGCACTATCTGGTGTGACTTGCTAAATATACATCCAGGTTCCTTTAATCTTCGCCATTTGATAGCAACTTATGGCCGTTACCACACTCATCCTGCGGCTGAACCCTTCTACGTGTTGGTAGGAGAAATGATTTATGGCTTCGTGCGACCCGATGGCAGCCAAGTCCAGCTTTTAGTTCAGGCACAAGACTATCTCTACATCCCTGCTGACGTTGAGCATTGGTGCAGCCCGACTGCATCGTTAAATTGCAAAGCGGTACGCTATTTTGCGATCGCTGAAGGTTGGGTTCCCAATTATACAGGTACTCAAGTGAGCGATTCACTCAACAAGCCGCGTTAAAGCTTAATGTTATAAAAGCTGACTACTTTACTCAACTTCTTCACAGTGAATTAACAGTTTTTCCATCGCTTCTGCTAGAGAAATCAACTCTGTCCAAGAGGAACCAGTAACTAAATTTTGAGCATGAGCTAACCGGTTTCGTAACTGTTCAGCAGATTTGAGGAAACGTTCGCCAAACCGCTTGGATTTTAGTCCGAGTCGATCGAGAAGTTCTGGCTGATTTAAAATCAACTCTCGTTTATCACAGAATTGCAGATAATCTAACAAATCGGTAGCTTCGTTTCTTTCTTGGCTTTCTCGCCATAGCCGTTGAGCAACTTCTAAACGCTCAGGTTTGAGGACTTTTTGCCAAGAATCTTGGGGATAGTAAATCCGCACCAGTCGCAGTAGATTCATTTCTAGCAGCGTTACCAAGCCAAAGAGTAGCATTCGCGCGGGTGCTTTCTGCAAGTCGCCACAGGTAACAATCCCACTTACCTGATTGCAGTCTAAAACAAACAATCGCGGAGTTTGTTGTAGGATAGGTAGTAACTTTATCAGTGGGGTAGAAATAGCTATTAGTTCTTTGGGATGAAACACTCGTTGATAGTCGCTACATTTGCCTTCTTTGCCTTGCATCAAACTAGAGCGTTCTACATAACCACTTATAATATCTCCCGTCTCAACGCCGATAACATCAAAATTTTGTGCTTGCATCCAATGCAGCACTTCTGTCACCTCTGCATCAGCTGGCATAGCTTTGAGGGGTTCTGCCACGTATTCAATAGTGATATTGTTCTCAAATAAACTCCGCAGGTCTTGAGAACGCGATTTTAGGTGTTTCATCCCCCGGTTGTGAACTCACGTTAGATCGTTCTATGGCACTCATGCGATGTCTGCGACGGGCTACGCCTACGCCTGTAGGGTTTTCTGCCAGATTACCTTTGCATAGGCGTAGCTCAATCTAGGCATCGCTATCTCAACAAATACCATAGACTTAGATCGTACCATCCTAGTTAGTATAAAGTATAGTGACGCTTTGATGTTTTCAAGTAACAAAAGATTTTGCAGCTATAAAAAAATAAATATTTATGTAGTTATCTGGATCGGATTAGTTGATTAATTTCGCTAAAAATTCCGAAATTTATCGCAAAAAAAATGTTATTACTAAAACGACATATCGAATTAATACTTGGTAAAATTTTACCAAGATAACCAAAACTGATAATATTATTATGCCAAGAAAAGAACAAGGATGGGTTACATTTCAAACTTCAGAGGATGAACGGAAGATTCTAGAGGAGTTCTGCGAACAATCTCAACGCACCAAGACTGAGATTCTGCGAGAACTCGTGCGTAGTCTCACTCAGCATTCGCCAGCACCAATATCGCCACCAACTCAGCAAGAAAAACAGGAAGATATCTACTACACTCAAAAGCCTGATATAAAAAGTAGTATTCAAAAAAAATCATTAAAAGTTAGCTCTCGCAATATTCTTAAAGGTGTTGTTAAACGAGTTGTTTATGGAGCAGTTAATAGTGAGGTAACTTTGGAGATTATTCATAAAGTAGAATTAACCTCAATTATCACCAGAGCTTCCGCAGAAGAGTTAGAACTATCTGAGGGAAAAGAAGCTTATGCAGTCATTAAATCTAACGATATTGTCATTGCTAGAGAATAAAAATCCTTGATTTTAAGTGTTGGGTATTAATGTTTGATTTGGGAAAACTTCAAGATAAATTGAGTATATATCGCTATTCAGCATCGCAGATCCAAAGGGAGTATATGGTAAAGTTTTTGCACCACTAAATAGCCCGTTGTAAGTAGAGCGGTGTAATTAAAGATAACTGGCTAGGGCTGTCCTTTGTCATTTTTCACTAGTAAGGGTTTCAAGCCTATTTACGTTTCGTAAGATAGTCTGGTTTATTTCCACCGACTTACTTACACATCTCGTGTATGTATCTAAAAGATATAAATCATTGCTGGGAAAGGAATATAACACGGAAGTATAGAAGAAGACATGGGGATTTATCTTTGCATTTCCCAATCTCTGCATCTTCTTTAAGGGACTTCCAAATAAAAAATACTCAACTACTTCTTGTGGGGTGGGCATCTTGCCCGCCCATATACAAAGGCAGGCAAGATGCCCACCCCACAAGATTGGGTAATTCTATTTGTTGGAAGTCCCTAACAGCCTTTTGTTGATTAAAGTTTTCTCATTTCCAGTGGTGTTAAGTCTTTGAGTACGGTAAACCGTATTTGCTTGTTAGTTCCCAAAGATTAATTTAATTGTTAAGTTTAGTTACATAAATAAAAAAATGCTGCAAACAAACATTGCTAAACGGGAGAAATTATGAGAAGCCTTAGTATGCTTAACAATCAAGACAAACAGGAAAACTATTTATGCAGCCTGGACTTTAGACCGCAGAAGTCAAGCTCTGTCAGAAATAAGACTTAATCAACATTATTTAACATTGCGATGAAAGCTACAGATAAATTGGTGCATTTTTTAGAAGAAGATTTGGGTCTTTCTGGTGGAGCAATTTCTCTTGCTTTGCGACATTGCGAGCAGACTCCCAACTTTCTGGCTATGACCCTCTGGCAGTATGGACTGGTAACACTGGATCAGTTATCCCAAATTTTTGATTGGTTGGAAACAGTATAAGCTGTTGTTTCAACTATTTGAATGGTAAATAGTGGACTTTCTACAAAGTCACATTCTCAACAGTTTTCATTTTAAGGATTGGTAACAACATCTATGGCAATTAAAGAACAACCTAAATCACCTCGGTTTCGGATCGTTGCTAATATATTACTGGCAGTATCAGGAATATTCCTGCTCTTAAATTTATTTTTGCCTGGTTTATTTGCTTCTGGGCCTACTGGTGTTCCTTATAGCTTATTTATTCATCAAGTACAAGAAGGGGAAGTCAACCGCGTTTCTGTTGGTCAAAACCAGATTCTCTACGAACTAAAAACAGAAAATGCCGAGCCTGGCCCGGTGTTTGCAACTACACCAATCTTTGATTTAGAGTTACCCAAACTGCTAGAACAAAAGGGAGTTGAGTTTGCTGCTACACCTCCACCCAAAAATACTTGGATTACAACCCTGTTAAGTTGGGTGATTCCACCACTGATTTTTATTGGGATTTGGCAGTTCTTTCTTGCCCGTGGTGGTGGCGGTGGCCCCCAAGGTGCGCTTTCCATCGGTAAGAGTAAAGCTAAGGTTTACGTTGAAGGCGAATCAGCTAAAATTACCTTTGCAGATGTGGCTGGGGTAGAAGAAGCAAAAACTGAGTTAGTGGAAATTGTGGATTTCCTCAAAACTCCAGGACGGTTTACCCAAATTGGCGCTAGGATTCCCAAAGGTGTGCTATTAGTTGGCCCTCCGGGTACTGGTAAGACACTTTTAGCAAAAGCCGTAGCAGGAGAAGCTGGAGTTCCATTTTTTAGCATCTCTGGTTCCGAGTTTGTGGAATTGTTTGTCGGTGTCGGTTCTTCCAGAGTGCGGGATTTGTTTGAGCAGGCAAAGAAACAGGCTCCCTGTATTATATTCATTGATGAATTAGATGCGATCGGTAAATCTCGTAGCAGTAACGGCTTCTACGGTGGTAACGATGAGCGAGAACAGACCCTCAACCAGTTACTAACAGAGATGGACGGGTTTGCGGCTGGGGATGCAACAGTGATTGTACTAGCTGCTACCAACCGCCCCGAAAGCCTTGACTCTGCATTACTACGTCCAGGCCGCTTTGACCGCCAAGTGCTGGTAGACCGTCCTGATTTATCTGGTCGGGAAGCAATTCTCAAGATTCACGCTCAAAAGGTAAAATTAGGAAATGATGTAGATTTAAGAGCGATCGCTACTCGGACTCCTGGTTTTGCTGGCGCAGATTTGGCAAACTTGGTCAATGAAGCCGCATTATTAGCTGCTCGTAATCTACGTGAAAGCGTTGCTCAAGAAGACTTTGCTGAAGCAATTGAGCGGGTAGTCGCCGGTTTAGAGAAAAAGAGTCGGGTGATGAACGAGACTGAGAAAAAGATTGTTGCATACCATGAAGTTGGTCACGCAATGGTCGGGGCGCTAACCACAGGAAACGGTCGTGTAGAAAAGA
Protein-coding sequences here:
- a CDS encoding MFS transporter, with the translated sequence MESKNHSRPIFVLFLTVFIDLLGFGIILPILPLYAEQFGANPNEATLLVAIYSLMQFLFAPLWGRFSDRYGRRPILLLTLFGSVIAYTGLSFANSLWMLFLARSLAGMMAGNISTAQAYIADITTPVNRARGMGIIGAAFGLGFILGPAIGGLLIGSDPNNANFHLPSLFAGGFSLLALLCALILLPESLNSETKAKIQVHRHRQRRLNLLQLSQRPQFCVLVGIYFLVTFAVAAMDSTLALWSKQQLNWGPQQTSYLFAFMGIVSTIIQGGLIGFLKKHFGEVKLLILGILGLGLGLLLIGFSQSLILLLVATTLVALGISISQPILNSLISQMTAPEEQGQILGIASSCSALARICGPTWAGVSFMKFGIYAPFLSGALVMLVALTLSFRVTKNVYEVKTERIA
- a CDS encoding deoxyribodipyrimidine photo-lyase, 8-HDF type — its product is MSDLILFWHRRDLRISDNTGLAAAKQQSPKVVGVFCLDPHILERDDVAPVRVTYMIGCLQKLQERYAEVGSQLLILHANPVQAIPALAEALNAKAVFWNWDVEPYSQERDRNIINSLKEKGIEFLNQNWDQILNSPDEIRTGGNSPYTVYTPFWKNWITKPKANPVETLQNVEGLTEAEQKTAKLAGAIALPLAKDLGFIWDEPLIIAPGEAAAQERLEEFTYKAITEYQEQRNFPAVDGTSQLSAALKFGVIGIRTVWQATIEALENSRSEETAVNIRTWQQELAWREFYQHAMYNFPELADGAFRDTFKNFPWETNEEYFQAWCEGRTGYPIVDAAMRQLNESGWMHNRCRMIVASFLTKDLLINPQLGEKYFMQKLIDGDLSANNGGWQWSASSGMDPKPVRIFNPASQTQKFDPDGEYIRQWVSELRSVDTEYLVTGKIPPLERHAVGYPDPIVDHKIQQQQFKQRYQQQKNISSAE
- a CDS encoding acireductone dioxygenase is translated as MANLLLDDGTIESNLSEIARELAPLGVQLRHYDPGTSLLFPNLLDQDVLTESEKRYCVELHNSVFEFLQQENGTIWCDLLNIHPGSFNLRHLIATYGRYHTHPAAEPFYVLVGEMIYGFVRPDGSQVQLLVQAQDYLYIPADVEHWCSPTASLNCKAVRYFAIAEGWVPNYTGTQVSDSLNKPR
- a CDS encoding TOBE domain-containing protein, with the protein product MPRKEQGWVTFQTSEDERKILEEFCEQSQRTKTEILRELVRSLTQHSPAPISPPTQQEKQEDIYYTQKPDIKSSIQKKSLKVSSRNILKGVVKRVVYGAVNSEVTLEIIHKVELTSIITRASAEELELSEGKEAYAVIKSNDIVIARE
- a CDS encoding DUF2949 domain-containing protein encodes the protein MKATDKLVHFLEEDLGLSGGAISLALRHCEQTPNFLAMTLWQYGLVTLDQLSQIFDWLETV
- the ftsH4 gene encoding ATP-dependent zinc metalloprotease FtsH produces the protein MAIKEQPKSPRFRIVANILLAVSGIFLLLNLFLPGLFASGPTGVPYSLFIHQVQEGEVNRVSVGQNQILYELKTENAEPGPVFATTPIFDLELPKLLEQKGVEFAATPPPKNTWITTLLSWVIPPLIFIGIWQFFLARGGGGGPQGALSIGKSKAKVYVEGESAKITFADVAGVEEAKTELVEIVDFLKTPGRFTQIGARIPKGVLLVGPPGTGKTLLAKAVAGEAGVPFFSISGSEFVELFVGVGSSRVRDLFEQAKKQAPCIIFIDELDAIGKSRSSNGFYGGNDEREQTLNQLLTEMDGFAAGDATVIVLAATNRPESLDSALLRPGRFDRQVLVDRPDLSGREAILKIHAQKVKLGNDVDLRAIATRTPGFAGADLANLVNEAALLAARNLRESVAQEDFAEAIERVVAGLEKKSRVMNETEKKIVAYHEVGHAMVGALTTGNGRVEKISIIPRGMAALGYTLQLPTEDRFLMNEAELRGQIATLLGGRSAEEVVFNSITTGASNDLQRATDLAERMVTSYGMSKVLGPLAYQQGQQSMFLGNGGANPRRAVSEDTSKAIDSEVKEIVETAHEQALEILRQNRDLLEAIATQLLETEVIEGEKLHSLLSQVKPVANS